In Luteimonas sp. MC1750, the following proteins share a genomic window:
- the nuoN gene encoding NADH-quinone oxidoreductase subunit NuoN has protein sequence MNLPVRTLADIAPLAPELVVVIGAFALLMLDLFLDERRRVVTHSLAIALLLGAAAMIVGGVGGQGMVLADMFVRDTAADVLKVFILVITAMSLGYAWHFMRERGLYKGELPVLMLFATVGMMLLVSAPNLATIYVGLELLALCQYALVAIDRDNPVGSEAAMKYFVLGSLASGLLLFGMSLVYGATGSLDLASIASAAATVDGGTRTLLLTGTVFLVVGVCFKFGAAPFHMWLPDAYHGAPTPMTLFIGSAPKLAVFGMAYRLLESGVGPLQDQWQLMVAMIAALSLVVGNIFAIAQTNLKRMLAYSTVSHVGFLLLGLAGGGPEGYAAAMFYAISYAIMSAAAFGAIVVLARNGFEADRIEDFKGLNARSPWMAAMVLVIMASLAGVPPFLGFWAKLVVLRAAIQGDMLWLAIVGIVFAVVGAFYYLRVIKVMYFDEPEGRVIEARDSMPLKALFAVNALALLVLGIAWSPVMAWCQAAFA, from the coding sequence TTGAACCTTCCCGTCCGGACGCTGGCCGATATCGCGCCGCTGGCGCCCGAGCTCGTGGTGGTGATCGGCGCGTTCGCGCTGCTGATGCTGGACCTGTTCCTCGACGAGCGCCGCCGGGTGGTCACCCACTCCCTGGCGATCGCGCTCCTGCTCGGTGCCGCGGCGATGATCGTCGGCGGCGTGGGCGGGCAGGGCATGGTGCTGGCCGACATGTTCGTGCGCGACACCGCCGCCGACGTGCTCAAGGTCTTCATCCTGGTCATCACCGCGATGTCGCTCGGCTATGCCTGGCACTTCATGCGCGAGCGCGGGCTGTACAAGGGCGAGTTGCCGGTGCTGATGCTGTTCGCGACCGTCGGCATGATGCTGCTGGTGTCCGCGCCCAACCTGGCGACGATCTACGTCGGCCTCGAGCTGCTGGCGCTGTGCCAGTACGCGCTGGTGGCGATCGATCGCGACAACCCGGTCGGCTCCGAAGCGGCGATGAAGTACTTCGTGCTCGGATCCCTGGCATCCGGCCTGCTGCTGTTCGGCATGTCGCTGGTCTACGGCGCCACCGGCAGCCTGGATCTCGCCAGCATCGCCAGCGCCGCGGCCACCGTCGACGGCGGCACGCGCACCCTGCTGCTGACCGGCACCGTGTTCCTGGTGGTGGGCGTCTGCTTCAAGTTCGGCGCGGCGCCGTTCCACATGTGGCTTCCCGACGCCTACCACGGCGCGCCGACGCCGATGACGCTGTTCATCGGTTCGGCCCCCAAGCTCGCGGTGTTCGGCATGGCCTACCGCCTGCTCGAATCCGGCGTGGGTCCGCTGCAGGACCAGTGGCAGCTGATGGTAGCGATGATCGCGGCACTGTCGCTGGTGGTCGGCAACATCTTCGCCATCGCCCAGACCAACCTGAAGCGCATGCTGGCCTACTCGACGGTGTCGCACGTCGGCTTCCTGCTGCTCGGCCTCGCCGGCGGCGGTCCCGAGGGCTATGCGGCGGCGATGTTCTACGCGATCAGCTACGCGATCATGTCGGCGGCCGCGTTCGGCGCGATCGTGGTGCTGGCGCGCAACGGCTTCGAAGCCGACCGCATCGAGGACTTCAAGGGCCTCAATGCCCGCAGCCCGTGGATGGCGGCGATGGTGCTGGTGATCATGGCCTCGCTGGCCGGCGTGCCGCCCTTCCTCGGATTCTGGGCCAAGCTGGTGGTGCTGCGCGCGGCGATCCAGGGCGACATGCTGTGGCTTGCGATCGTCGGCATCGTGTTCGCCGTGGTGGGTGCGTTCTACTACCTGCGCGTGATCAAGGTCATGTACTTCGATGAGCCCGAGGGCCGGGTGATCGAGGCGCGCGACAGCATGCCGCTCAAGGCGCTGTTCGCGGTCAACGCGCTGGCGCTGCTGGTGCTGGGTATCGCCTGGAGCCCGGTCATGGCCTGGTGCCAGGCGGCGTTCGCCTGA
- a CDS encoding NADH-quinone oxidoreductase subunit M gives MSNWPLLSILIWLPILGGAMVLALGNRASAARWLSLAIALVVFAISIPLFTGYDASAAVATMQFVEAREWIPAYDIQYHLGADGISVALIVLTTLVTVLVLIGAWASIDKRVNQYFASMLILEGLMIGVFSAVDAMLFYVFFEGMLIPMFIIIGVWGGPRRVYASVKFFLYTFLGSVFMLVGLVYLYLKAGSWQLPDLYALPLTATEQMWLFFAFLIAFAVKVPMFPVHTWLPDAHVEAPTGGSVILAAIMLKIGGYGFLRFSLPITPDAGHEWAWLLIALSLVAVVYVGLVALVQQDMKKLIAYSSVSHMGFVTLGIFIAFALVRDTGNPEAARLGMQGAMVQMISHGFVSGAMFTCVGVLYDRMHTRMIRDYGGVANVMPWFAAFYVLFAFANSGLPGTSGFVGEFMVIVASFQHHPLIAFVAALTLILGAGYTLWLVKRVMYGEVGNAHVAAMKDINGREALVLGVFAAGVLLIGIWPRPLTDLMEPSIAQLADMLANSKL, from the coding sequence GTGTCGAACTGGCCCCTCCTCAGCATCCTCATCTGGCTGCCGATCCTCGGTGGCGCGATGGTGCTCGCGCTCGGCAATCGCGCCAGCGCCGCGCGCTGGCTGTCGCTGGCGATCGCGCTGGTGGTGTTCGCCATCAGCATCCCGCTGTTCACCGGCTACGACGCCTCGGCGGCCGTGGCCACGATGCAGTTCGTCGAGGCCCGGGAGTGGATCCCGGCCTATGACATCCAGTACCACCTGGGTGCGGATGGCATCTCGGTCGCGCTGATCGTGCTCACGACCCTGGTGACGGTGCTGGTGCTGATCGGCGCCTGGGCCTCGATCGACAAGCGCGTGAACCAGTACTTCGCCTCGATGCTGATCCTCGAGGGGCTGATGATCGGCGTGTTCTCGGCCGTGGACGCGATGCTGTTCTACGTGTTCTTCGAGGGCATGCTGATCCCGATGTTCATCATCATCGGCGTGTGGGGCGGCCCGCGCCGCGTGTATGCGTCGGTGAAGTTCTTCCTGTACACCTTCCTCGGCTCGGTGTTCATGCTGGTCGGCCTGGTGTACCTGTACCTCAAGGCAGGCAGCTGGCAGCTGCCCGACCTGTACGCGCTTCCGCTCACCGCCACCGAGCAGATGTGGCTGTTCTTCGCGTTCCTGATCGCGTTCGCGGTCAAGGTGCCGATGTTCCCGGTGCACACCTGGTTGCCGGACGCCCACGTCGAGGCGCCCACCGGCGGCTCGGTCATCCTGGCGGCCATCATGCTGAAGATCGGCGGCTACGGCTTCCTGCGCTTCAGCCTGCCGATCACGCCCGACGCCGGCCACGAATGGGCCTGGCTGCTGATCGCGCTGTCGCTGGTCGCGGTGGTCTACGTCGGCCTGGTGGCCCTGGTCCAGCAGGACATGAAGAAGCTGATCGCGTACTCGTCGGTCTCGCACATGGGCTTCGTGACCCTGGGCATCTTCATCGCCTTCGCCCTGGTGCGAGACACCGGCAACCCCGAGGCCGCGCGCCTGGGCATGCAGGGCGCGATGGTGCAGATGATTTCCCACGGCTTCGTGTCCGGCGCCATGTTCACCTGCGTCGGCGTGCTCTACGACCGCATGCACACGCGCATGATCCGCGACTACGGCGGCGTGGCGAACGTGATGCCGTGGTTCGCCGCGTTCTACGTGCTGTTCGCGTTCGCGAACTCCGGCTTGCCGGGCACCTCGGGCTTCGTTGGCGAGTTCATGGTCATCGTCGCCTCGTTCCAGCACCACCCGCTGATCGCCTTCGTGGCCGCGCTGACCCTGATCCTGGGCGCCGGCTACACGCTGTGGCTGGTGAAGCGAGTGATGTATGGCGAGGTCGGCAACGCCCACGTCGCCGCCATGAAGGACATCAATGGCCGCGAGGCCCTGGTGCTGGGCGTGTTCGCCGCCGGCGTGCTGCTCATCGGCATCTGGCCCAGGCCCCTGACCGACCTGATGGAGCCCTCCATCGCGCAGCTGGCGGACATGCTCGCCAACAGCAAGCTTTGA